One stretch of Daphnia pulicaria isolate SC F1-1A chromosome 6, SC_F0-13Bv2, whole genome shotgun sequence DNA includes these proteins:
- the LOC124342334 gene encoding uncharacterized protein LOC124342334 isoform X1, with translation MGNMERKGCDLRSEEQKTRVQKTRVKKYNCSRRKGMKSCGLFASGADNSGDGSKQKSSELVAQSRIKRKRDVLLFLESFSRWPDIHDQPADSIYVEPDFNQTVTSFLKSALESFYLLEQKSSLGYTAKRIAGHARSYILVIGEMDQLKL, from the exons ATGGGAAATATGGAACGTAAAGGTTGTGATTTAAGAAGCGAAGAACAAAAGACTCGAGTACAAAAGACTCGAGTTAAGAAGTACAATTGCAGTCGAAGAaaag GAATGAAATCTTGCGGACTATTTGCTAGTGGTGCGGATAACTCAGGAGACGGTTCTAAACAGAAAAGTTCTGAACTTGTAGCTCAAAGTAGGATTAAGCGAAAGAGAGATG ttttattgtttttagaaAGTTTTTCTCGGTGGCCAGATATCCATGATCAACCAGCTGATTCAATTTATGTTGAACCAGATTTCAACCAAACTGTAACCT CATTCCTGAAAAGTGCTCTTGAAAGTTTTTATCTCTTAGAACAAAAGTCCTCTCTTGGCTACACGGCCAAGCGCATAGCTGGCCATGCCAG ATCCTATATTTTGGTCATTGGAGAGATGGATCAGCTGAAACTTTAG
- the LOC124342334 gene encoding uncharacterized protein LOC124342334 isoform X2, protein MGNMERKGCDLRSEEQKTRVQKTRVKKYNCSRRKGMKSCGLFASGADNSGDGSKQKSSELVAQSRIKRKRDESFSRWPDIHDQPADSIYVEPDFNQTVTSFLKSALESFYLLEQKSSLGYTAKRIAGHARSYILVIGEMDQLKL, encoded by the exons ATGGGAAATATGGAACGTAAAGGTTGTGATTTAAGAAGCGAAGAACAAAAGACTCGAGTACAAAAGACTCGAGTTAAGAAGTACAATTGCAGTCGAAGAaaag GAATGAAATCTTGCGGACTATTTGCTAGTGGTGCGGATAACTCAGGAGACGGTTCTAAACAGAAAAGTTCTGAACTTGTAGCTCAAAGTAGGATTAAGCGAAAGAGAGATG aaAGTTTTTCTCGGTGGCCAGATATCCATGATCAACCAGCTGATTCAATTTATGTTGAACCAGATTTCAACCAAACTGTAACCT CATTCCTGAAAAGTGCTCTTGAAAGTTTTTATCTCTTAGAACAAAAGTCCTCTCTTGGCTACACGGCCAAGCGCATAGCTGGCCATGCCAG ATCCTATATTTTGGTCATTGGAGAGATGGATCAGCTGAAACTTTAG